A window of the Lactuca sativa cultivar Salinas chromosome 5, Lsat_Salinas_v11, whole genome shotgun sequence genome harbors these coding sequences:
- the LOC128126083 gene encoding uncharacterized protein LOC128126083, protein MGRNRRHEAKIGRFHCSQISDWLIPSFTDSRLTDSIVFELSIISGARKYESGASKRKRKMQEEAFIDKQKGSFLKYLTTNKNIDNEQQQTNVDNEQEQANVNNNDHEPTNIENDNEPTNTENGNEQTNSQNNNEQTNIESDNEQTNSENDNEQSNIKIDNEQTNSEDDNTPLNIYDPSKWNNISTNLRDLIVEKGPIKIYDFKFPKDQHSRSFSTSLYMQKISNGEKYERTWLVYSIDVDRVFCFCCKLFNVNTSTCSLAHKGNNDWNNISSILKRHEASNGHILNMRSWIDLETRLANNKTIDKQIQEQINKEKEHWKNVLIRIIAVVKTVGKNNLAFCGTNEKIYEENNGNFLTIIEMIAEFDLIMQ, encoded by the exons ATGGGTAGAAATCGTAGACATGAAGCCAAG ATTGGAAGATTTCATTGTTCACAGATTTCAGATTGGCTGATTCCATCGTTCACTGATTCCAGATTAACAGATTCCATCGTTTTTGAGCTTTCCATTATCTCAGGGGCG AGAAAATACGAATCCGGTGCTTCAAAAAGGAAACgaaaaatgcaagaagaagctttTATAGATAAACAAAAAGGGtcgtttttaaaatatttaactacAAACAAAAACATTGATAATGAACAACAACAAACTAATGTTGAtaatgaacaagaacaagctAATGTTAATAATAATGATCATGAACCAACTAATATTGAAAATGATAATGAACCAACTAATACTGAAAATGGTAATGAACAAACTAATAGTCAAAATAATAACGAACAAACTAATATTGAATCTGATAACGaacaaactaatagtgaaaatgatAACGAACAAAGTAATATTAAAATTGATAACGAACAAACTAATAGTGAAGATGATAACACACCTTTAAACATATATGATCCAAGTAAATGGAATAATATTAGTACTAACTTAAGAGATTTAATCGTAGAAAAGGGTCCTATTAAgatttatgattttaaatttcCAAAAGATCAACATTCAAGAAGCTTTAGTACATCTCTTTATATGCAAAAAATATCAAATGGAGAAAAATACGAACGAACATGGTTGGTTTATTCCATAGATGTAGATagagttttttgtttttgttgtaaattaTTTAATGTGAATACATCTACATGTTCGTTAGCACATAAAGGTAATAATGATTGGAACAATATTTCTAGTATATTAAAAAGACATGAAGCAAGTAATGGACACATTCTTAATATGAGGTCATGGATTGACTTAGAAACTAGATTAGCAAATAATAAAACAATTGACAAGCAAATCCAagaacaaataaataaagaaaaagaacatTGGAAAAACGTGTTAATAAGAATCATTGCTGTAGTAAAAACTGTAGGAAAAAATAATTTAGCATTTTGTGGAACAAATGAAAAgatttatgaagaaaataatgGTAATTTTTTAACTATCATTGAAATGATTGCAGAATTTGATCTTATTATGCAATAA
- the LOC111904934 gene encoding putative GPI-anchored protein pfl2, which translates to MMMKRNSSKDSLIGIGGRNLHSNGIRNAPPVAGLLSHRRVMSFTSTTEDFNNSNSNNVDFLSRNRRSLSVASSDESDLQMRLGRLSVGSTKTAKNVLDDLLSSNEGGKHDYDWLLTPPGTPLLPCSSDGKESESQPTSTSISITPRRNSSVRSGSATKNSRLSASQSESIHPSNSKPARSSSTTTNRNPNILNTSSASVSSYIRPSTPTKRSSSTATSRPSTPSRTLPSTTTTTARSSSTTRPSQNSRPSTPTSPVIRQPSSRPSTPTCRSPTPSATSSPSSVRALSSNGRTVGPTSRPSSPSPRVRPPPQPIIPPDFPHETPPNLRTTLPERPLSAGRSRPGTAMATTSAASISRRQSSPIVTRGRHTVTEPPPSRGQLPVPESLTKRPIKMSNSEGVTGTGYGRNISKKSLDMAIKHMDIRNGGIRPSTLFPQSIRMQGGHGSSKNGTLYSSKIIKVDMYESSRYDSLLLKEELNDTTWLHNVEEKSDELGLLFDNGFETLPEPFSPL; encoded by the exons ATGATGATGAAGCGGAATTCTTCCAAAGACTCACTCATCGGTATCGGAGGTCGGAATCTCCATTCTAATGGTATTCGTAATGCTCCTCCAGTGGCCGGGTTATTATCTCACCGGAGAGTTATGAGTTTCACCAGCACCACCGAGGATTTCAACAACAGTAACAGCAACAATGTCGATTTCCTCTCTCGTAATCGCCGTAGTCTTTCCGTCGCCTCCTCCGACGAATCCGACT TGCAGATGAGATTAGGAAGACTTTCGGTTGGATCAACTAAAACTGCAAAAAACGTATTAGATGATCTACTTTCATCTAATGAAGGCGGAAAGCATGACTACGACTGGCTCCTGACTCCTCCGGGAACTCCTCTACTTCCGTGTTCCTCCGATGGAAAAGAATCAGAGTCTCAACCAACATCAACATCAATATCAATCACCCCTAGAAGAAATTCTTCAGTTAGATCAGGCTCTGCCACTAAGAATTCAAGG CTTTCTGCTTCTCAATCTGAGAGTATACATCCTTCAAATTCAAAACCAGCAAGAAGCAGTTCAACAACTACcaacagaaaccctaatattctaaaTACGAGTTCTGCTTCCGTCTCATCTTACATAAGACCATCCACCCCAACTAAACGTTCTTCATCCACCGCAACCTCACGACCTTCAACGCCTTCGAGAACCCTcccatccaccaccaccaccaccgcacgTTCTTCATCCACCACCAGACCATCCCAAAACTCAAGACCATCAACTCCTACTTCCCCTGTCATTCGACAACCTTCTTCTAGGCCATCGACTCCCACTTGTAGGAGTCCAACACCTTCTGCTACATCTTCACCTTCTTCTGTACGTGCTTTATCTTCCAATGGCCGGACTGTAGGGCCCACATCCAGGCCAAGCTCTCCTAGCCCACGTGTTCGCCCCCCACCCCAGCCGATCATCCCTCCTGATTTTCCACATGAAACGCCACCAAATCTCAGAACAACTTTACCGGAAAGGCCTCTCTCTGCCGGAAGGTCTAGACCAGGTACAGCCATGGCTACAACCTCTGCTGCAAGTATATCAAGGAGACAGTCATCGCCAATAGTCACTAGAGGAAGACACACAGTCACAGAACCTCCCCCTTCAAGAGGGCAATTACCTGTGCCTGAATCGCTCACAAAAAGACCTATAAAAATGTCAAATTCCGAGGGTGTTACTGGTACAGGATATGGGAGGAATATCTCAAAGAAATCACTTGACATGGCCATAAAACATATG GATATAAGAAATGGAGGCATACGTCCTTCAACACTTTTTCCTCAAAGCATCCGGATGCAAGGTGGCCATGGTTCAAGTAAAAATGGAACTTTATATTCTTCTAAAATAATCAAAGTGGACATGTATGAGAGCTCGAGATATGATTCTCTTTTACTGAAAGAAGAGTTGAACGACACAACTTGGCTGCATAATGTAGAAGAAAAGAGTGATGAATTAGGTCTATTGTTTGATAATGGATTTGAGACACTCCCTGAACCTTTTTCACCCTTGTGA
- the LOC111904935 gene encoding uncharacterized protein LOC111904935 isoform X2: MEHEKKKRQKKKKNKQGKTNERPPTGVGELSSENDNHTNVNNQNLNSENADVHNKGLHQRVLDSDRESISGAETSHSIEAESYSFNREASIQQKIKDLKEQLEVYVLREADLERNLSQSQKEINLWHHKETEFETRILQLQTEKDSWLQKEEKVDQLVEEINTMNKDNARLQAQVIELEASRHDISHQNQQLKEHVSVLQSKIQDLENSMDSYLSSEKSKSKHVVMEDEEMKTQLESARGLIEKLVSENEKLIEKVNSLNGEMTTTDDPMVTNSEVDDETSDTETTTDDKIMESMKKDDVNRVSMASGEIVQIPLDESDVLLERKGGGDVDVDMDVVPLIDAPLIGAPFRFISLVARYVSGADLVEKT; encoded by the exons ATGGAGCATGAAAAGAAGAAGAgacagaagaaaaagaagaacaaaCAGGGAAAAACAAATGAGAGGCCACCTACTGGTGTTGGGGAACTGAGTTCTGAAAATGACAATCATACCAATGTGAATAATCAGAACCTAAATTCTGAAAATGCAGATGTTCATAACAAGGGTCTGCATCAAAGAGTTTTGGATTCAGATAGAGAGTCCATTAGTGGAGCCGAAACT TCACATTCAATCGAGGCTGAATCCTATTCATTTAACAGAGAG GCTTCTATACAACAAAAAATAAAAGATTTGAAAGAGCAATTGGAGGTGTATGTACTAAGAGAG GCTGATCTAGAGAGAAACCTTTCACAATCACAGAAAGAAATAAACTTATGGCATCATAAAGAG ACTGAGTTTGAGACAAGAATTTTACAATTACAAACTGAAAAAGATTCCTGGCTTCAGAAAGAG GAAAAAGTAGACCAATTGGTTGAAGAAATAAACACTATGAACAAGGATAATGCAAGATTACAAGCACAG GTGATAGAGCTTGAAGCATCCAGACATGATATTTCCCACCAAAACCAGCAGCTGAAAGAACACGTGTCTGTTCTTCAGTCAAAGATTCAAGACCTTGAGAATTCCATGGATTCCTATTTATCTTctgaaaagtcaaagtcaaag CATGTTGTTATggaagatgaggagatgaagacaCAACTGGAATCTGCAAGGGGTCTGATTGAGAAACTTGTTTCTGAAAATGAGAAGCTTATTGAGAAAGTGAACAGCTTAAATGGTGAAATGACAACAACCGATGATCCAATGGTGACAAATTCTGAAGTTGATGATGAAACTTCAGATACAGAGACGACTACTGATGATAAAATTATGGAGTCAATGAAGAAAGATGATGTGAATCGAGTAAGCATGGCTTCTGGAGAGATTGTGCAGATTCCATTGGATGAGAGTGATGTGTTGTTAGAGAGAAAAGGAGGTGGTGATGTGGATGTGGATATGGATGTGGTGCCTTTAATAGATGCCCCTCTCATTGGGGCCCCCTTTCGATTCATATCATTGGTTGCTAGATACGTGAGTGGGGCCGATTTGGTTGAGAAAACCTAG
- the LOC111904935 gene encoding uncharacterized protein LOC111904935 isoform X1 — MEHEKKKRQKKKKNKQGKTNERPPTGVGELSSENDNHTNVNNQNLNSENADVHNKGLHQRVLDSDRESISGAETSHSIEAESYSFNREASIQQKIKDLKEQLEVYVLREADLERNLSQSQKEINLWHHKETEFETRILQLQTEKDSWLQKETGYQEKVDQLVEEINTMNKDNARLQAQVIELEASRHDISHQNQQLKEHVSVLQSKIQDLENSMDSYLSSEKSKSKHVVMEDEEMKTQLESARGLIEKLVSENEKLIEKVNSLNGEMTTTDDPMVTNSEVDDETSDTETTTDDKIMESMKKDDVNRVSMASGEIVQIPLDESDVLLERKGGGDVDVDMDVVPLIDAPLIGAPFRFISLVARYVSGADLVEKT; from the exons ATGGAGCATGAAAAGAAGAAGAgacagaagaaaaagaagaacaaaCAGGGAAAAACAAATGAGAGGCCACCTACTGGTGTTGGGGAACTGAGTTCTGAAAATGACAATCATACCAATGTGAATAATCAGAACCTAAATTCTGAAAATGCAGATGTTCATAACAAGGGTCTGCATCAAAGAGTTTTGGATTCAGATAGAGAGTCCATTAGTGGAGCCGAAACT TCACATTCAATCGAGGCTGAATCCTATTCATTTAACAGAGAG GCTTCTATACAACAAAAAATAAAAGATTTGAAAGAGCAATTGGAGGTGTATGTACTAAGAGAG GCTGATCTAGAGAGAAACCTTTCACAATCACAGAAAGAAATAAACTTATGGCATCATAAAGAG ACTGAGTTTGAGACAAGAATTTTACAATTACAAACTGAAAAAGATTCCTGGCTTCAGAAAGAG ACTGGTTATCAGGAAAAAGTAGACCAATTGGTTGAAGAAATAAACACTATGAACAAGGATAATGCAAGATTACAAGCACAG GTGATAGAGCTTGAAGCATCCAGACATGATATTTCCCACCAAAACCAGCAGCTGAAAGAACACGTGTCTGTTCTTCAGTCAAAGATTCAAGACCTTGAGAATTCCATGGATTCCTATTTATCTTctgaaaagtcaaagtcaaag CATGTTGTTATggaagatgaggagatgaagacaCAACTGGAATCTGCAAGGGGTCTGATTGAGAAACTTGTTTCTGAAAATGAGAAGCTTATTGAGAAAGTGAACAGCTTAAATGGTGAAATGACAACAACCGATGATCCAATGGTGACAAATTCTGAAGTTGATGATGAAACTTCAGATACAGAGACGACTACTGATGATAAAATTATGGAGTCAATGAAGAAAGATGATGTGAATCGAGTAAGCATGGCTTCTGGAGAGATTGTGCAGATTCCATTGGATGAGAGTGATGTGTTGTTAGAGAGAAAAGGAGGTGGTGATGTGGATGTGGATATGGATGTGGTGCCTTTAATAGATGCCCCTCTCATTGGGGCCCCCTTTCGATTCATATCATTGGTTGCTAGATACGTGAGTGGGGCCGATTTGGTTGAGAAAACCTAG